The Vibrio kanaloae genome has a window encoding:
- a CDS encoding arginyltransferase, with translation MNPDLQQIRIGLTDNHACSYLPHLEERVAVTLDEHMHTSESYEVLLANGFRRSGTTIYKPHCDNCSACQAIRVSIPEVKFSKSQRRALNKAKTFRWELKDTMDDNWFDLYSRYITARHRSGTMYPPKKKEFLQFSQNEWLTTKFMHIYDENKLIGIAVTDVMPHSTSAFYTFFDPDIDISMGTLSVLFQIQHAQKEHKQWLYLGYQIDECPAMNYKVRFQRHQRLVNQRWQG, from the coding sequence ATGAATCCAGATTTACAACAAATCAGAATTGGATTAACAGATAATCACGCTTGCAGCTATTTACCACACCTCGAAGAAAGAGTGGCAGTCACGCTTGATGAGCACATGCACACTTCAGAGAGTTATGAAGTTCTGCTCGCAAACGGGTTTCGTCGCAGTGGAACTACCATTTACAAGCCACATTGCGACAATTGCTCAGCATGCCAGGCCATTCGTGTTTCTATCCCAGAAGTTAAGTTTTCCAAAAGCCAAAGACGGGCCCTCAACAAGGCGAAAACATTTCGCTGGGAACTCAAAGACACAATGGATGATAACTGGTTTGATTTATATAGCCGCTACATAACCGCTCGTCATCGTTCGGGAACCATGTATCCACCAAAGAAAAAGGAGTTTCTACAATTCTCACAAAATGAGTGGCTTACAACAAAGTTCATGCATATCTACGACGAGAATAAGTTGATCGGAATTGCTGTTACCGATGTTATGCCTCATAGCACTAGCGCGTTTTATACCTTCTTCGATCCAGATATCGACATATCCATGGGAACACTTAGTGTTCTATTCCAAATCCAACACGCCCAGAAAGAGCATAAACAATGGCTATATTTGGGTTATCAAATCGATGAATGCCCTGCAATGAACTATAAAGTACGGTTTCAACGCCATCAAAGGCTAGTAAATCAACGGTGGCAAGGGTAG
- the infA gene encoding translation initiation factor IF-1 has product MAKEDVIEMQGTVLDTLPNTMFRVELENGHVVTAHISGKMRKNYIRILTGDKVTVEMTPYDLSKGRIVFRAR; this is encoded by the coding sequence ATGGCTAAAGAAGACGTAATCGAGATGCAAGGCACTGTCCTTGATACTCTACCAAACACAATGTTCCGTGTTGAACTTGAAAATGGTCACGTAGTGACAGCACACATCTCTGGTAAAATGCGTAAGAACTACATCCGTATTCTTACTGGTGATAAAGTAACTGTTGAGATGACTCCATACGACCTTTCTAAAGGCCGCATCGTCTTCCGTGCTCGTTAA